The following coding sequences are from one Thermocladium sp. ECH_B window:
- a CDS encoding formyl-CoA transferase has translation MSSPLSGITVLEIASAVAGPFASMMLADLGAEVIKVEPINGDHARSWGPPFYADNYSAYFASINRGKKSIAINLGTREGIDIARKLVSRSDVIIEAMRPGAADKLGIGYVDSARLNPGIIYCSISGFGQWGPYRNEPGYDIIALAMSGLMDLTGEPNGEPVKFGVPIIDIVTSMYCVTSILAALRMREKNGKGTYIDLSLMDSALSILTHQASQYLAGGEVPRRMGSAHPTIVPYQAFKGSDDKYFIVAVGNDKLWESFCKAIGREDLLLNPLYRTNPDRVRNREALIEELRATFNKSPSNHWIKLLKEAGVPVSPILNVKEAVESDHAKQRGAVLSLAHPRIGAIKVMSNPIKSNNMKVITDIPPPMLGEHTQEVLSWLGYSNEEITDLLRRGIAXSLASSPP, from the coding sequence GTGTCGTCGCCTCTCAGCGGCATTACAGTGCTAGAAATAGCTAGCGCAGTGGCCGGTCCATTCGCCTCAATGATGCTTGCCGATCTCGGCGCAGAAGTAATAAAGGTTGAGCCCATTAATGGGGATCACGCGAGGTCATGGGGTCCCCCCTTTTATGCGGATAATTATAGCGCGTATTTCGCAAGCATTAATAGGGGCAAGAAATCCATTGCGATCAATCTAGGGACAAGGGAGGGCATTGATATTGCTAGAAAACTGGTATCGAGAAGCGATGTAATTATCGAGGCAATGAGGCCTGGAGCCGCCGATAAGCTAGGCATAGGTTACGTGGATTCAGCTAGACTTAATCCAGGGATAATTTATTGCTCAATTTCAGGCTTTGGTCAATGGGGCCCATACAGGAATGAACCTGGTTACGATATAATCGCGCTGGCCATGAGTGGCTTAATGGATTTAACGGGGGAGCCTAATGGCGAGCCCGTTAAGTTTGGAGTGCCCATAATAGATATAGTCACATCAATGTACTGTGTCACATCGATATTGGCCGCATTAAGGATGAGGGAAAAGAATGGTAAAGGCACATATATAGACCTATCCCTAATGGATTCCGCGCTATCCATCCTGACTCACCAAGCATCTCAGTATCTAGCCGGCGGCGAGGTTCCACGCAGAATGGGAAGCGCCCATCCAACCATTGTTCCATACCAAGCATTCAAGGGAAGCGATGATAAGTACTTCATAGTGGCTGTGGGGAACGATAAATTATGGGAATCATTCTGCAAGGCAATTGGCCGCGAGGATCTGCTTCTCAATCCATTATATAGAACCAATCCAGATAGGGTCAGAAACAGGGAGGCATTGATTGAGGAGTTAAGAGCAACTTTCAATAAGTCCCCGTCCAATCATTGGATTAAATTACTTAAGGAGGCCGGCGTTCCAGTCTCCCCAATACTTAACGTCAAGGAGGCAGTGGAGAGCGATCATGCCAAGCAGAGGGGCGCAGTCCTCAGCTTGGCTCACCCCAGGATTGGGGCGATTAAGGTAATGAGTAATCCAATTAAAAGCAATAATATGAAGGTTATCACTGATATCCCTCCCCCAATGCTGGGCGAACATACGCAAGAGGTATTATCATGGTTAGGCTACTCCAACGAGGAGATAACCGACCTACTAAGAAGAGGCATAGCGANGTCCCTGGCCTCCTCCCCGCCTTGA
- a CDS encoding transporter: MDASIYXEKWTREAKEALISQFFGFMLDAYDLLFVTAMTTILAGVLLPPSLSGILKYYYTLFGYAFTLIGRPLGSAIFGNLGDKWGRRDTLMITITGFSILSALTAALPTYAEIGIAAFIIFLVLRFVQGTFIGGEYAAGHPFAIEYAPTKWRGLASGIAQGAFSWGVALGGFVVSLFVATLGIPAMKAYGWRYVFLTGLIPAVVALIIRFKMKDSPIFTEAKEKKELEKVPFLSLFKPPTLWTFLQVFILMTGLFFSSYSLFDYATGILTGAGLGEGSASYFYAISGIFAAIAATLWGFSSDFIGRKRAFIISAVVSVVMAVPSFYIWYLGAATKNIALLYLGSLFAGWFTQWPWGLVPVYLSERFGTVRRASGVGFGYSSGLFLTAWMPLYSIPLYSVFKSIEGTNIWFTAAFFLILAGILYGIAAAMGPETKGIDLRLVK; the protein is encoded by the coding sequence ATGGATGCATCCATATACNAAGAGAAATGGACGCGGGAAGCAAAGGAAGCATTAATCAGCCAATTCTTCGGCTTCATGCTGGATGCGTATGATCTACTATTCGTAACAGCAATGACCACTATACTTGCTGGCGTATTATTGCCGCCAAGCCTAAGCGGCATACTGAAGTACTACTATACGCTCTTCGGATACGCCTTCACCCTAATAGGAAGACCGCTGGGCAGCGCAATATTCGGCAACCTAGGCGATAAATGGGGACGCAGAGATACGCTGATGATCACCATAACCGGGTTCTCAATATTAAGTGCATTAACNGCGGCGCTCCCAACATATGCCGAAATAGGCATAGCTGCATTCATAATATTCCTAGTTCTCAGATTCGTGCAGGGAACATTCATAGGAGGAGAGTACGCCGCTGGGCATCCATTCGCTATAGAGTACGCGCCCACCAAGTGGAGGGGTCTAGCAAGCGGCATAGCGCAGGGGGCATTCTCATGGGGCGTGGCCCTCGGCGGCTTCGTGGTTTCCCTATTCGTGGCTACACTTGGGATACCGGCGATGAAGGCCTATGGTTGGCGGTACGTATTCCTAACAGGCTTAATACCGGCCGTCGTTGCATTAATCATTAGGTTCAAGATGAAGGATTCCCCAATATTTACGGAAGCAAAGGAGAAGAAGGAGTTAGAGAAGGTTCCATTCCTAAGCCTCTTCAAGCCCCCAACCCTATGGACATTCCTACAAGTATTTATCTTGATGACTGGACTATTCTTCAGCTCATACTCCCTCTTCGACTACGCAACAGGTATATTGACTGGGGCCGGGTTAGGGGAAGGAAGTGCATCGTACTTCTACGCTATCTCCGGAATCTTCGCTGCAATAGCCGCAACGCTCTGGGGCTTCTCCTCCGACTTCATAGGGAGGAAAAGGGCATTCATCATTAGCGCAGTGGTTTCTGTAGTAATGGCTGTTCCATCATTCTACATATGGTATCTAGGCGCGGCAACCAAGAATATTGCATTGCTTTACTTGGGTTCACTGTTCGCTGGTTGGTTCACTCAGTGGCCATGGGGCCTCGTTCCAGTCTACTTATCCGAGCGCTTCGGCACAGTTAGACGAGCCAGCGGAGTCGGGTTTGGTTATAGCTCTGGACTCTTCCTGACCGCGTGGATGCCCCTATATTCCATTCCATTATACAGCGTATTTAAGTCCATTGAAGGAACAAACATCTGGTTCACTGCCGCGTTCTTCTTAATATTAGCAGGAATATTATACGGAATAGCTGCGGCAATGGGACCAGAAACTAAGGGAATAGATCTGAGGCTAGTCAAGTAA
- the rpl12p gene encoding 50S ribosomal protein P1 (similar to eukaryotic L12): protein MEYVYATLLLHYAKQPINEENIVKVLQAAGVSADEIKVKALVAAIKDVNIDEAIKTAAFAPAAPAAAPAAQPQAASAAGAEKKEEKAEKKEEKSEEETIGGLASLFG from the coding sequence GTGGAGTACGTATATGCAACGCTGTTGCTTCACTATGCCAAGCAACCAATAAACGAGGAGAACATAGTTAAGGTTCTTCAGGCTGCTGGGGTATCCGCCGATGAAATAAAGGTGAAGGCCTTAGTGGCNGCAATAAAGGATGTTAACATCGATGAGGCAATAAAAACGGCTGCATTCGCTCCAGCAGCGCCAGCCGCTGCACCAGCTGCCCAGCCTCAAGCAGCATCAGCGGCGGGCGCAGAGAAGAAGGAGGAGAAGGCCGAGAAGAAGGAGGAGAAATCAGAGGAGGAAACAATCGGCGGCCTCGCTAGCCTCTTCGGTTAA
- a CDS encoding UDP-N-acetyl-D-mannosaminuronic acid dehydrogenase codes for MVNLLDADENELARLLREGELVVAVYGMGYVGTAIAAVWARAGAKVIGVDADSSKVAAFKSCTFRLSDSTVEAELRRLAKKLTYTMSGEEASASSQVKIVTVPIYMNDGEPRFDAFSSAMESIGKGLKRGDLVIIESSVPPRTTIEVAKPILERVSGLVAEDDFGLVYSPERIYVGRAIQDIEERYPKVIGGIGPRSTKAAKALYGVIAKKGVMIVSSPTVAETEKLVEGVYRDVNIALANEVARLCRSLGIDFDEVREAANSQPYSHLHKPGPGVGGSCIPIYPQFLMYTAKRIGVQLDLTSLGRQINVMAAKHVFDLIREAAGIIKATNPRISVLGLAFRGDVDDTRLSPSYDVIKHLLNNGYRNLIVHDPYVVEDRTLRDWNIPLTRDLEASLRADVIAILTDHSEYARLSLMDIGKVNSRVAVVDSRHIIRDWRNPPPNVIYVGIGRPMTGNIHE; via the coding sequence ATGGTTAATCTATTGGATGCCGATGAGAATGAATTAGCGAGGCTATTGAGGGAGGGGGAATTAGTGGTGGCCGTATATGGAATGGGATACGTTGGCACGGCGATAGCGGCAGTATGGGCAAGGGCGGGAGCCAAAGTGATTGGGGTTGATGCTGACTCAAGTAAAGTCGCCGCATTTAAGTCATGCACTTTTAGGTTAAGCGATTCAACTGTTGAGGCTGAGCTGAGGAGGCTGGCTAAGAAATTGACATACACAATGAGCGGGGAGGAGGCCTCCGCCAGTAGCCAAGTGAAGATAGTGACTGTTCCCATATACATGAATGATGGAGAACCACGTTTTGACGCTTTTTCCTCCGCAATGGAGAGCATAGGCAAGGGCCTCAAGAGGGGGGACCTAGTTATAATAGAGTCATCGGTTCCCCCCAGAACCACCATAGAGGTGGCTAAGCCCATACTAGAGCGCGTCAGTGGATTAGTGGCTGAGGATGATTTTGGACTAGTATACTCACCTGAGCGAATATATGTGGGAAGGGCTATTCAAGACATAGAGGAGCGATACCCTAAGGTAATTGGGGGAATCGGGCCAAGAAGCACCAAGGCCGCAAAGGCGCTTTATGGAGTCATAGCGAAGAAGGGAGTGATGATAGTTAGTTCACCCACAGTGGCTGAGACCGAGAAACTAGTGGAGGGCGTCTATAGGGATGTAAATATCGCGTTAGCTAATGAAGTGGCTAGGCTCTGCAGGAGCTTGGGCATAGATTTCGATGAGGTTAGGGAAGCAGCAAATAGCCAACCCTACTCACACTTGCATAAGCCTGGTCCTGGGGTGGGCGGTTCCTGCATACCAATTTATCCGCAGTTCCTCATGTATACCGCTAAACGCATCGGCGTTCAATTAGACTTAACGTCTCTGGGAAGACAGATAAACGTCATGGCCGCTAAGCATGTATTCGACCTAATAAGGGAGGCAGCAGGCATAATTAAGGCAACGAATCCAAGAATATCCGTGCTTGGGTTGGCATTTAGGGGCGACGTGGACGACACTAGGCTAAGCCCCTCGTATGACGTCATTAAGCACCTGCTAAATAATGGATACAGGAACCTGATTGTTCACGATCCATACGTGGTGGAGGACCGCACATTGAGGGATTGGAACATACCGTTAACCAGGGACCTGGAGGCATCGTTGAGGGCCGACGTGATAGCGATACTAACCGACCACAGTGAATATGCTAGGCTGAGCCTCATGGATATAGGCAAAGTAAATTCCAGGGTGGCAGTGGTTGATTCTAGGCACATAATTCGGGACTGGAGGAACCCGCCCCCGAACGTGATTTACGTGGGCATAGGTCGACCAATGACGGGGAACATACATGAATAG
- a CDS encoding ribose-5-phosphate isomerase has protein sequence MNSKEKAAAAALSYVSNGDVVGAGTGSTAQVFLEMLAERVRRGELSIEIVPTSSEVEVNAVRLGLGRMVRQPWQVDEIDVAIDGADAVDPNKNLIKGGGGALTREKIIDYGAASFIVIIDESKLVPAIPGGRPIPIEVLPFAWLMVKRTIERRFGGEARLRVGNDKRGPVITDNGNYLLDYSYPIDSIDIDKEAELKAIPGVVEVGIFNGSRVSKLIIGSSNDVIIK, from the coding sequence ATGAATAGCAAGGAGAAGGCTGCTGCAGCGGCGTTGAGTTACGTAAGTAACGGGGACGTGGTGGGGGCCGGCACTGGAAGCACTGCTCAAGTATTTCTTGAAATGCTGGCGGAGAGGGTGAGGAGAGGAGAATTATCAATTGAGATAGTTCCCACCTCAAGCGAGGTCGAGGTGAATGCGGTGAGGCTTGGATTGGGAAGAATGGTGAGGCAGCCATGGCAAGTGGATGAGATAGATGTTGCAATAGATGGAGCCGATGCCGTGGACCCAAATAAAAACTTGATAAAAGGCGGGGGTGGGGCATTAACTCGGGAAAAGATCATCGACTATGGGGCGGCATCCTTCATAGTAATAATAGATGAGAGCAAACTTGTTCCGGCAATACCGGGTGGGCGGCCAATTCCAATAGAGGTATTACCATTCGCTTGGTTAATGGTTAAGCGAACAATAGAGAGGAGGTTTGGCGGGGAAGCTAGGTTAAGGGTGGGGAACGATAAGAGGGGGCCGGTCATCACGGATAACGGCAATTACCTCCTGGATTATTCGTACCCCATCGACAGCATCGATATCGATAAGGAAGCGGAATTAAAGGCAATACCGGGCGTTGTCGAGGTGGGAATATTTAATGGGTCAAGGGTAAGCAAGTTGATAATTGGCTCAAGCAATGATGTCATAATCAAGTAA